In Sporosarcina psychrophila, a genomic segment contains:
- the rpmG gene encoding 50S ribosomal protein L33, whose product MSKKIILSCDTCGSRNYSVPARKDKPTERLSIKKFCRHCNAHTLHRQTA is encoded by the coding sequence ATGTCTAAAAAAATTATTTTAAGTTGCGATACATGCGGATCACGAAACTATTCCGTGCCGGCACGGAAAGATAAGCCAACAGAACGTTTGTCGATTAAAAAGTTTTGCAGGCATTGCAATGCACATACATTGCATAGGCAAACGGCATGA
- the secE gene encoding preprotein translocase subunit SecE, whose translation MSKLTGFFKDVGSEMRKVSWPRRKELTRYTIVVLSTVVFMAVYFGLVDLGISRVLEWYIAL comes from the coding sequence ATGAGCAAGTTAACTGGTTTTTTCAAAGACGTTGGCTCGGAAATGAGAAAAGTCAGCTGGCCGAGACGTAAAGAATTAACGCGTTACACAATTGTTGTTCTTTCGACAGTCGTTTTCATGGCAGTCTACTTCGGACTTGTTGACCTTGGCATTTCACGAGTGTTGGAATGGTACATTGCGTTATAA
- the nusG gene encoding transcription termination/antitermination protein NusG, with amino-acid sequence MEKKWYVVHTYSGYENKVKANLEKRVETMGMSDKIFRVVIPEEEETDFKDGKKRTVLKKTFPGYVLVEIIMTDDSWYVVRNTPGVTGFIGSSGGGAKPTPLLPEEVEFILKQMGVKERKVEIDFALGEMVEVLEGPFANFQGKVEEIDEDKGKVKVSVDMFGRETNMELDFEQVQKI; translated from the coding sequence ATGGAAAAAAAATGGTACGTCGTTCATACGTACTCCGGTTATGAGAATAAGGTGAAAGCCAATCTGGAAAAACGTGTTGAAACGATGGGTATGTCTGACAAGATATTCCGAGTTGTCATCCCGGAAGAAGAAGAAACGGATTTCAAAGATGGTAAAAAACGCACGGTCCTGAAAAAGACGTTCCCAGGTTATGTTCTTGTGGAAATTATTATGACGGACGATTCCTGGTATGTTGTACGTAACACACCGGGCGTGACGGGTTTCATCGGTTCGTCAGGCGGCGGCGCAAAACCGACACCGCTACTTCCTGAAGAAGTCGAATTCATCCTCAAACAAATGGGTGTTAAAGAGCGTAAAGTTGAAATTGACTTCGCGCTTGGCGAAATGGTTGAAGTACTTGAAGGACCATTTGCGAACTTCCAAGGTAAAGTGGAAGAAATTGATGAAGATAAAGGTAAAGTGAAAGTATCTGTCGATATGTTCGGCCGAGAGACAAATATGGAACTCGACTTCGAACAAGTACAAAAAATATAA